AGACCTATGTCCTTGCAGAACTCCGGCCGGGCCTCGCGCACCGAAGCAGTCAGACGCAGGCTCTCGGCCTCAAACCGTGCGCCGACGAAGATTGGGAAATCCAATCTCTTCCACGCTCCAGGTTCGAGACTGCCTAGGTCGAACACGTCTTCGTTTCCCAGATACCTGACGCCGGTCGGCGTATGCACCTGGCACTCCACCTCATCGGCCTTACCCTTGCCCCGATTCAGCACCACAAACGAAACTTCCGCTGACTTGCCGGGGACAACTTCACCCTCAGCGACACCTTTCTCGTGGACTACCAGGTCGGGCGGCTCGAACTGCCTTGCCTCGAATCTGAGAAGCACTGGCGTCGCGTCGGCCTGAAAGTACGGTTCCAGCAGCTCAACCTTCAGCTCGACTGTGTCCGTAGGCAGCGATCTGTTCGCACTCACGGGTACGACTACGCGCTTCCTCTCACTCAGCTTCAAGTCTCCGACCGGATAGGTGGCCGGCACCCGCAACCCGGGAATCACGCGCGCGGAGGTGAGCTTCGCCTGGATGTCGTTGGCAATACCCTTCCCGGAATTGGCCACCGTCAACACGATCCGGCCCGACTCGTCACCGTCGAGGGCGAGGTCCCGGTCGCCTGTCGAGTCATCAAAGGTCGCAGCAAACGACAGCGCTGGCGGGAAGCGTTCCGGTGGCTGCGTAGCGCCGAGCACTCCGTTATCGCCCACCGTCACGCCGGCCCGAGTAACCGGGGATGACTTCGAGTACACCCAGAGTTCTGCTGTCCCACGGGACTGCTTCAGCCGCGGGAAATCGCTCAATGGTATGACGACCACGCCGTTCCTGCCGGCAACGTACTCCTTGGTGAACGCCCGGTCGGCCGACTGGGCAACAATCCTCTCGCCCGGGGCCGGTTCGAAGTCAGCACGGACCTTGCCAGCGTCCACGGTTCCACGCTTGTAGGCGACAAGCGCGGCCACTACCGGCGCAGCCGCCGCAACGCCGATTGAGTACTGCCCCATGGCAACGCGACCTTGCGACCACATCAATCCGCCCAGCGCGGAAAGGCCCAGTGCTCCGCCGACGTTCCCGACCCAGCCCCAGGTTGACAGTCCGCGCCGATAGCCGACCTTCTGTCCCGGCGCAGGCGCAATGCGTCGCGTGCACTTCACCCCCACCGCCGGTTTCCGCTTCAGAGTCGCACTACTGGCCTCGACCTTGTACTCGTAGCCGGCTGCCCGGTCAGTCGGCACGTATTTCGTGGTGCAGCCAGCCAGAGCCCCCACGCACACCAGCCACAGGAGTCGCCTGGAATTGATCCGCACGACTACCTTGCTCCGACCACTCGTACCATTTCCAGGCTACCGTAGCTGTAAGTCACATAGACGCGGTTCTGAAGGGCGTTGTACGCAAGACCGTAGGAGTCGTAGGTCATGTTGTCCAGACTATCGACAACGGAGTTGGTAGGGCAGTCCATCACCTTCAGGTGATCGTTGTTGTAGCCTTCTGTGCAATAGACCTTGTTGTTCGCGCTGTTCCACACCAAGGCGGTCGGGTTGCCGACTCCTCCCACCGTCGTGATGACTGAGTTCGTCGCGCCGTCAATCACAGACACGCTGCCGCCGTCCGCGTTCGCACAGTAGACTCGGTTGTTCTTGGAGTTGTAGCACAGGGCGTAGGGACCACGTCCCACCGACACCGTGGCGGTGACCGAATTGGTCGCACCGTCAATCACGGATACGCTGTTACTGTTGTAGTTCGCGCAGTAGACCTTACCGTCCTGGGGGTTGAAGCAGAGAGCACGGGGGCCGTCTCCAACCGCCACCGTAGCGACAACTGTGTTTTGAGCGCCGTCAATCACGGATACGCTGTCGTCATCGCGGTTCGCGCAGTAGATGCGGTTGCTCGTGCCATTCCACGCGAGCGCCCGAGGGTAGTGGCCGACCGCGATCGTTGTGACATACGCACCCGAAGCACCGTCAATGACGGTTAGGTTGTTGCTCGAGTCGTTTGCGCTGTAGATACGGTTGTTGGTTTCGTTCCAGACCAGAGCACGGGGATCGTTGCCCACGCCAACGGTCCCGACTACGTTGTTGTTGGCACAGTCTATGACAGCGACTTGGTCCACCCGCGCGAGCGCGCAGTAGAGCCTGTTGTTCGTGGCGTTCCAGGCCAGTGCCCAGGGAGATGAGTAATCCGCGAAGACAATGCTGTCTATGACCGTGTTAGGGTAAGGGTTAGAGGTCAAGGTCGCGTCCACTATCGCCGTGTCGCCCAGCGCGACGGACACTGTGTCCTCCCAATCGTAGTAGTCGGTCTTGGTTAGCCGCACGATTCGGTTACCGGTCGGTACGTTGGGGACAACGCAGTTCGTCGCGTATCCCGAGCTTCGGCCGTCTATCCAGACCGCGGCTCCGGTCGGCGTTGAGGTAACCAGAATCG
This genomic interval from candidate division WOR-3 bacterium contains the following:
- a CDS encoding PEGA domain-containing protein, translating into MRHWRRVIPEVLLLTLLLGCKDAFDVQPPQVEILSPPDGAQVVGDVQIIVRAADANLSKVLVYVDDLFVHESTEDSFGFTYTMPDSNKHIVKARATDRRGNWGTASIMVNPVAELQITSTPSGAKVWLDWQETGDTTNCVLTDVKPGQHTVKLTKPGYFDWEDTVTAVYKQRVQVAATLVADIGAILVTSTPTGAAVWIDGRSSGYATNCVVPNVPTGNRIVRLTKTDYYDWEDTVSVALGDTAIVDATLTSNPYPNTVIDSIVFADYSSPWALAWNATNNRLYCALARVDQVAVIDCANNNVVGTVGVGNDPRALVWNETNNRIYSANDSSNNLTVIDGASGAYVTTIAVGHYPRALAWNGTSNRIYCANRDDDSVSVIDGAQNTVVATVAVGDGPRALCFNPQDGKVYCANYNSNSVSVIDGATNSVTATVSVGRGPYALCYNSKNNRVYCANADGGSVSVIDGATNSVITTVGGVGNPTALVWNSANNKVYCTEGYNNDHLKVMDCPTNSVVDSLDNMTYDSYGLAYNALQNRVYVTYSYGSLEMVRVVGAR